One segment of Acidimicrobiales bacterium DNA contains the following:
- a CDS encoding alpha/beta hydrolase — MPGNRGRLAVGAAAIAAIGAAAAGGRLLVKQSANSIKSRSDPDLDPLYDLPPDVTHHQIPSDDGGSLHVVERGIGRPLLLVHGITLQAGIWAPQFHLLADRYRVMAMDVRGHGQSVAGSDGFGRRIAARDVKSVLDHFDLHDVILVGHSMGGMIVMELAGDFPELLTERVAGLVFMDTAAYQVLPKPALPIAKALGRRINTRFDHGKPVPQRPFGEDDLSWVLARVAFGRNPSAKAVDQVRRYAEEVPQSTSLPSGIDLLDHDARVALQATKTPSMVLVGSMDLLTPVWAARRIANFLPYARFEVLDGAGHQLMQERPYEIASLLDEFSKSADVVSS, encoded by the coding sequence ATGCCCGGGAACCGTGGACGCCTCGCCGTCGGCGCAGCCGCAATCGCAGCGATCGGAGCAGCGGCGGCGGGAGGGCGGCTGCTGGTCAAGCAGTCGGCGAACTCGATCAAATCACGCTCCGACCCCGACCTCGATCCGCTCTACGACCTGCCGCCCGATGTAACCCACCATCAGATACCGAGCGACGACGGGGGTTCTCTGCACGTGGTCGAGCGGGGAATCGGCCGGCCGTTGCTGCTCGTCCACGGCATAACGCTGCAAGCCGGGATCTGGGCACCGCAGTTCCACCTTCTCGCCGACCGCTATCGCGTCATGGCGATGGACGTTCGGGGCCACGGCCAATCGGTTGCGGGCAGCGACGGCTTCGGGCGGAGGATCGCGGCGCGCGACGTCAAGTCGGTGCTCGATCATTTCGATCTGCATGACGTCATCCTCGTAGGTCACTCGATGGGCGGGATGATCGTGATGGAGCTCGCCGGCGACTTCCCCGAGCTCCTGACCGAACGCGTCGCCGGTCTGGTGTTCATGGACACCGCCGCCTACCAGGTCCTGCCCAAGCCGGCGTTGCCGATCGCGAAAGCCCTGGGGCGGCGGATCAACACCCGGTTCGATCACGGGAAGCCGGTACCTCAGCGGCCGTTCGGCGAAGACGACCTGTCGTGGGTGCTGGCTAGGGTCGCGTTCGGCCGGAACCCCTCGGCTAAAGCCGTGGACCAGGTCAGGCGCTACGCCGAGGAGGTCCCCCAGTCGACTTCGCTGCCATCGGGGATCGACCTGCTCGACCACGACGCGCGGGTCGCCCTTCAGGCAACCAAGACCCCGTCAATGGTGCTCGTGGGTTCGATGGATCTCCTGACCCCGGTGTGGGCGGCGAGACGGATTGCAAACTTCCTTCCCTACGCGCGCTTCGAGGTTCTCGACGGCGCCGGCCACCAGTTGATGCAGGAGCGCCCCTACGAGATCGCGTCGCTCCTGGACGAGTTCTCCAAGAGCGCGGACGTGGTCTCCAGC
- a CDS encoding TetR family transcriptional regulator, with protein MSSSGTTPVRVRAAGAGDAARLNGIERRESLLDSAAEIAAVRGVEAVTMDSVADEARVSRALVYKHFANRSELLTAVYRREAGLLHEEMAAEVRSADSLEGMFRALIRASMRVSVERGALFAALRAAGAWNRELRAEQRGRDRATVKAFATRAAKEYSLPIRDAQRAIAMLLGAIDSIMLQWRTRRTAENAAALEETYLGLVTGGLERLSREAR; from the coding sequence ATGTCCTCGTCCGGCACAACACCCGTTCGCGTGAGAGCCGCCGGAGCCGGGGATGCAGCGCGGCTCAACGGGATCGAGCGCCGGGAGTCGCTGCTCGACAGCGCCGCCGAGATCGCTGCCGTGCGAGGCGTCGAAGCGGTCACTATGGACTCCGTCGCCGATGAGGCTCGGGTCAGCAGGGCGCTGGTGTACAAGCACTTCGCAAACCGGAGCGAACTCCTCACCGCGGTTTACCGGCGTGAAGCCGGGCTGCTCCACGAGGAGATGGCGGCCGAGGTCCGCAGCGCGGACTCGCTGGAGGGGATGTTCCGTGCGCTGATCCGCGCTTCGATGCGCGTGTCGGTCGAAAGGGGCGCGCTGTTCGCTGCACTCCGAGCGGCGGGCGCGTGGAATCGCGAGCTTCGGGCGGAGCAGCGAGGTCGCGACCGCGCAACCGTGAAAGCCTTCGCTACCCGGGCTGCCAAGGAGTATTCGCTTCCCATACGAGACGCGCAGCGGGCGATCGCCATGCTGCTCGGTGCGATCGACTCGATCATGCTGCAATGGCGGACCCGACGCACGGCAGAAAATGCCGCCGCCCTCGAGGAGACCTACTTAGGCCTGGTCACCGGGGGGCTCGAAAGGCTCTCTCGCGAGGCTCGATAG
- a CDS encoding amidohydrolase family protein, whose product MSYATGRTVMDADSHLMELPDILDRYLPKEKVEQLAKGMFESRREILDRAVAAAEERRADQEVASQAEDRLLRDKGWMAMGGWDPEERSRVLDLLGFDAQLVFPTFAPLLYRLSNGVGTYAGADALNRAIADFCAKDRRLLAVASVSLKDPSRAVAAATKAIDSGCAAIMVPSTAPGERAPTHPDLDPFWEVLAESDTPFVLHVGGGGSLLDRAFHNNDMPVPDHLGGGENIRSKDYLAIHHSPAVFLGVLVLDGLFDRFPKLRGGCIEQGAAWVPSWIRHLDCAQRSFSRTEPPLTRLSRKPSEYVRGHLKFTPFPGEPVGWMIEQAGPELFMFSSDYPHPEGSTDPIAKFEATLDGTDADALDRFYSDNFTELMGSKLEMARA is encoded by the coding sequence ATGAGCTACGCCACTGGGCGCACTGTCATGGATGCGGACAGCCACCTGATGGAGTTGCCGGACATCCTTGACAGGTATTTGCCCAAGGAGAAGGTCGAGCAACTGGCGAAGGGGATGTTCGAATCCCGCCGCGAGATCCTCGACCGCGCCGTAGCAGCCGCCGAGGAGCGGCGCGCAGACCAGGAGGTTGCGTCGCAAGCGGAGGACCGGCTTCTCCGCGACAAGGGCTGGATGGCGATGGGTGGCTGGGACCCGGAGGAGCGGAGCCGGGTTCTCGACTTGCTCGGTTTCGACGCTCAGTTGGTGTTCCCGACGTTCGCCCCGCTTCTCTACAGACTGAGCAACGGGGTCGGAACCTACGCCGGGGCCGACGCTTTGAACCGGGCGATCGCCGATTTCTGCGCCAAGGATCGGCGGCTTCTGGCGGTCGCCAGCGTTTCGCTCAAGGACCCGTCCCGCGCGGTTGCCGCCGCCACCAAGGCGATCGATTCGGGATGCGCAGCGATCATGGTCCCGTCCACTGCGCCGGGGGAGCGGGCTCCGACCCATCCCGACCTCGACCCCTTCTGGGAGGTGCTCGCAGAGTCGGACACGCCGTTCGTGTTGCACGTCGGCGGCGGAGGCAGCCTGCTCGACAGGGCGTTCCACAACAACGACATGCCGGTTCCCGACCACCTCGGTGGCGGCGAGAACATACGGTCGAAGGACTACCTGGCGATCCACCATTCGCCGGCGGTGTTCCTCGGCGTGCTGGTGCTCGACGGTCTGTTCGACCGGTTCCCCAAGCTGCGCGGCGGGTGCATCGAGCAGGGCGCGGCCTGGGTCCCGTCGTGGATCCGGCATCTCGACTGCGCCCAGCGCTCCTTCTCACGCACCGAGCCGCCGCTCACCCGCCTGTCGAGGAAGCCTTCGGAGTACGTGCGGGGCCACCTGAAGTTCACTCCGTTCCCGGGGGAACCGGTCGGGTGGATGATCGAGCAGGCGGGCCCGGAGCTGTTCATGTTCTCGTCGGACTACCCGCACCCTGAAGGAAGCACGGACCCGATAGCGAAGTTTGAGGCGACGCTCGACGGGACGGACGCTGACGCTCTTGACCGGTTCTATTCGGACAACTTCACGGAGCTGATGGGCTCGAAGCTGGAGATGGCGCGGGCTTGA